A single Actinomycetota bacterium DNA region contains:
- a CDS encoding DNA-3-methyladenine glycosylase 2 family protein, translating to MRIRRLQLSYPLDLAGTLAPLRTGTADPTVRLAPREAWWAVRTPDSAGTLHLVCTPPTVVAAAWGPGAAWLLDTAPELLGAGDHPEGFRPAHPLLERLHRRSPGLRLCRSHCVVDALQRAVVEQKVTSIEAKRAWRRIVVRFGEPAPGPGRLLLPPAPELLAQQPYFRFHPLGLERRRAETLRRVCVHAARLGDVSTLDPGEATRRLLAVNGVGPWTAALVVRTALGDADAVEVGDYHIPNLVAWNLAGEPRADDARMLELLEPYRGHRGRVVRLLCLSGRWAPRFGPRRPLRRLEAI from the coding sequence GGCACGCTCGCGCCGCTGCGCACGGGGACGGCTGATCCCACCGTCCGCCTCGCCCCCCGTGAGGCGTGGTGGGCGGTGCGGACTCCCGACAGTGCAGGGACCCTTCACCTGGTGTGCACGCCCCCGACGGTGGTCGCCGCGGCCTGGGGTCCCGGCGCCGCGTGGCTCCTCGACACCGCCCCGGAGCTGCTCGGCGCGGGCGACCACCCGGAGGGCTTCCGTCCCGCCCACCCACTGCTGGAGCGCCTGCACCGCCGCTCCCCCGGCCTGCGGCTGTGCCGCTCCCACTGTGTGGTCGATGCGCTGCAGCGTGCGGTGGTCGAGCAGAAGGTCACGTCGATCGAGGCCAAGCGGGCCTGGCGGCGGATCGTGGTGAGGTTCGGGGAGCCGGCACCGGGACCCGGTCGTCTGCTGCTCCCCCCGGCCCCGGAGCTGCTGGCCCAACAGCCCTACTTCCGCTTCCACCCGCTGGGGTTGGAGCGCCGCCGGGCCGAGACCTTGCGTCGCGTCTGCGTCCACGCCGCCCGGCTCGGAGACGTCTCGACGCTGGACCCCGGCGAGGCGACCCGCCGGCTGTTGGCCGTGAACGGGGTCGGCCCCTGGACCGCGGCGCTGGTCGTGCGGACCGCGCTCGGCGACGCCGATGCCGTTGAGGTCGGCGACTACCACATCCCCAACCTGGTGGCGTGGAACCTGGCCGGCGAGCCACGAGCCGACGACGCACGGATGCTCGAGCTGCTCGAGCCCTACCGCGGCCACCGCGGCCGGGTCGTCCGCCTGCTGTGTCTCAGCGGGCGGTGGGCGCCCCGGTTCGGCCCCCGCCGGCCGCTGCGCCGGCTCGAGGCGATCTGA